In one Rutidosis leptorrhynchoides isolate AG116_Rl617_1_P2 chromosome 8, CSIRO_AGI_Rlap_v1, whole genome shotgun sequence genomic region, the following are encoded:
- the LOC139864117 gene encoding phragmoplastin DRP1A-like yields MNISSIDSINKLQKTCTALGDFGEEHSSLPTLWDSLPSIAVVGGQSSGKSSVLESIVGKDFLPRGSGIVTRRPLVLQLYRIEEGKEYAEFAHLPRKPFSDFVAVRKEIADETERETGRTKISSVPIYLSIYSPNVVNLTLIDLPGLTKVAVEGQSDSIVQDIENLVRSYVEKPNCIILAISPANQDLATSDAIKISREVDPRGERTFGVLTKIDLMDRGTDAVDILEGRSHRLKFPWIGVVNRSQADINKNIDMIAARRREREYFANSLEYRHLTNRLGSEYLGKVLSRHLESVIKSKIPGLQSLISRTIIDLETELSRLGKPIAADAGGKLYMIMEISRAFDQIFKEHLDGIRAGGEKVYGVFDIQLPAALKRLQFDRLLSMENVRKLITEADGYQPHLIAPEQGYRRLIESSLVTIKAPAEAVVDAVHGILKDLVRKSINETSELKQYPSLKVEVMNAAFESLDRMRHESKRATLQLVDMECSYLTVDYFRKLPQDVDKGRNPTQSTFDRYNEAYLRRVGSVVLSYVQMVVETLRHSIPKSVVYCQVREAKRSLLDLFFTELGSKEGRYLGKLLDEDPAITERRQNIEKRLELYRVAQSEMDTVIWAD; encoded by the exons AGCTCCGGAAAATCATCTGTACTGGAGAGTATTGTCGGAAAGGATTTTTTACCTCGTGGCTCTG GGATTGTTACAAGGCGTCCTCTTGTTTTGCAACTTTATAGGATCGAGGAAGGAAAAGAATATGCAGAGTTTGCTCACCTTCCAAGAAAACCGTTCAGTGATTTTG TTGCTGTGAGGAAAGAAATTGCTGATGAGACTGAGCGAGAGACTGGTCGTACGAAAATTTCATCTGTTCCTATATACCTTAGCATATATTCTCCTAACG TGGTAAACCTAACTCTGATTGATCTTCCTGGGCTGACAAAAGTTGCTGTTG AGGGTCAGTCTGATAGCATTGTGCAAGATATTGAAAACCTGGTGCGCTCCTATGTTGAGAAG CCTAACTGCATTATTCTGGCAATTTCTCCTGCCAACCAAGATCTTGCAACGTCCGACGCGATCAAAATTTCTCGTGAAGTGGATCCAAGAG GGGAGAGAACTTTTGGAGTTTTGACAAAGATTGATCTCATGGACCGGGGTACTGATGCAGTTGAT ATTTTGGAAGGAAGATCACATAGGCTAAAATTCCCTTGGATTGGTGTCGTTAACCGATCTCAAgctgatattaataaaaatatcgataTGATTGCCGCTCGAAGGAGAGAGCGTGAGTATTTTGCAAATTCTCTCGAGTACAGACATCTTACTAACAGATTGGGCTCTGAGTATCTAGGGAAAGTGCTTTCAAGG CATTTGGAATCTGTCATCAAGTCTAAGATCCCTGGTCTTCAGTCTCTCATCAGCAGAACAATCATTGACCTTGAAACCGAATTAAGTCGTCTTGGGAAGCCCATCGCTGCTGATGCCGGA GGAAAATTATATATGATCATGGAGATAAGCCGTGCTTTTGATCAGATATTCAAAGAACATCTTGATGGCAT ACGAGCGGGTGGTGAAAAAGTGTACGGTGTATTTGATATACAGCTTCCTGCTGCTTTAAAAAGGTTACAGTTTGACAGGCTACTTTCGATGGAGAATGTGAGAAAGCTAATTACTGAAGCCGATGGATATCAACCTCACTTGATAGCTCCCGAACAAGGTTATCGCCGTCTTATTGAATCTAGCTTAGTTACTATTAAAGCTCCTGCTGAGGCTGTTGTTGATGCG GTTCATGGTATACTGAAGGATTTAGTTCGCAAGTCGATTAATGAAACCTCG GAGCTGAAGCAATATCCATCTCTTAAGGTGGAAGTGATGAATGCAGCTTTTGAATCATTAGACAGGATGAGGCATGAAAGTAAAAGAGCTACTTTACAATTAGTCGACATGGAGTGCAGTTACTTGACAGTTGACTATTTCAGGAAGCTTCCGCAAGATGTTGACAAGGGTAGAAATCCAACACAATCAACATTTGATAGATATAACGAAGCTTATCTTCGCAGAGTTG GATCAGTTGTGTTGTCTTATGTCCAAATGGTGGTTGAAACTTTGAGGCACTCTATCCCCAAATCCGTTGTGTATTGTCAAGTACGTGAGGCCAAACGTAGCTTACTCGATCTTTTCTTTACTGAGCTGGGATCGAAGGAG GGAAGATATTTGGGTAAACTGTTGGACGAAGATCCTGCAATAACAGAAAGGCGTCAAAACATAGAAAAGAGGCTGGAACTATATCGAGTTGCCCAGTCTGAGATGGATACAGTTATCTGGGCCGATTGA